From the Bacteroidia bacterium genome, the window TCCAGAATTTGCAATGCTTTTTTGATAGAATAAGCAGAAATTTTTTTCTTTTTCAGTTCATTTTCAATTTTAATTTTCCCCCATTTTTTGATACGAAATTTTCCGCCTGCAAATGCTTTTGCAAAACGTTCTTCGTTCAAAAAATTATCAGAAATCAACTGCGAAATTATTTTCTCTACATCACTTGAATACAATCCCCATTCATATAATTTATTACGTAACTCTTGCTGGCAGCGTTCTTGGTACGCGCAATATTTTTCAGCTTTCTGCAAACCGATAGTTACATCCGTAATTTTTATTTTTTTCTTTTCTTCCATTTACAATCGTAAAAAAGATAGTTTTGCGCTGCACCAAATTACAGGAAACTGTCGGTTCATCAAAAAAAATATTTTGAAAAACAAAAGCGCGCTTATTTTATTGCTTGCCGCAAATATTATTTCGGGATTTGCACAAGGCATCAGCATGCTTGCTATTCCTTGGTATTTCACGAGTATGCTCGGAAAAAATTCTTTTTTTGGCATTGTTTATTTAGTGATAACATTTGCATCTGTATTTTGGAGTTTGTATGCAGGAACA encodes:
- a CDS encoding RecX family transcriptional regulator, with translation MEEKKKIKITDVTIGLQKAEKYCAYQERCQQELRNKLYEWGLYSSDVEKIISQLISDNFLNEERFAKAFAGGKFRIKKWGKIKIENELKKKKISAYSIKKALQILDDNDSRKNLKKLLEKKYPDLSKEKSKTDKYKAARYFIGKGYESEMVWKMLNMDSEN